A genomic region of Alicyclobacillus sp. SO9 contains the following coding sequences:
- a CDS encoding KH domain-containing protein, producing MRELVEYLAKSLVEHPDHVMVMEEEKGDTVVYRLKVEPSDVGKVIGRHGRIAKAIRSIVGAAAYRLDKRVVINIDSPESAS from the coding sequence GTGAGAGAACTTGTGGAATACTTGGCAAAGTCTTTGGTCGAACATCCAGACCATGTTATGGTCATGGAGGAGGAAAAGGGAGATACGGTTGTGTATCGTCTCAAAGTAGAGCCTTCAGACGTCGGCAAGGTCATTGGAAGACACGGGAGAATTGCAAAAGCTATTCGAAGTATCGTCGGCGCGGCTGCGTATCGCCTTGACAAACGAGTGGTTATCAATATTGATTCCCCGGAATCAGCATCCTAG
- a CDS encoding YlqD family protein, which translates to MLTIRQPVAVKLILTEETKQQILQESREQIDRLNYELEQIEEQGKQALEQAMSQGGDVAQQLREQIEQEQAERIQQRDELIEQIQQIQQLEIGTEVQNMTVETTVDVNVGDDWNSILQGSEIVVKDGIVQEIRRGGIGLA; encoded by the coding sequence ATGCTGACGATTCGGCAACCAGTAGCAGTAAAACTGATTCTGACGGAAGAAACCAAGCAACAGATTCTTCAGGAATCCCGCGAACAAATTGACCGTCTCAACTATGAGTTGGAGCAAATCGAGGAGCAGGGCAAACAGGCCCTCGAGCAGGCCATGAGTCAGGGCGGAGACGTGGCTCAGCAACTGCGGGAACAGATTGAGCAGGAGCAGGCAGAACGAATTCAGCAGCGTGACGAACTGATTGAACAAATTCAGCAGATTCAGCAGCTTGAAATTGGCACTGAGGTGCAAAATATGACTGTGGAAACAACGGTCGATGTCAATGTAGGCGATGATTGGAATAGCATCTTGCAAGGTTCTGAGATTGTGGTGAAAGACGGGATTGTACAAGAGATTCGGCGTGGCGGTATCGGTCTGGCCTAA
- the rimM gene encoding ribosome maturation factor RimM (Essential for efficient processing of 16S rRNA), whose protein sequence is MELDYVTVGSIVNTHGLRGEVRVISKTEIPNERFARGSEMYLQGEDGRITDKLQVASSRPHKQFWLVTFVGMETVQAAERLKGMDLCIHVSELPELEPGNYYIHELIGLSVVSDEGETLGVIKEVLTPGANDVYVVSQPGQKDLLVPALKECILKVDRDKKEMTVHLLPGLREMNQ, encoded by the coding sequence ATGGAACTGGATTATGTAACTGTGGGGTCTATCGTCAACACTCACGGTCTACGCGGAGAAGTACGAGTGATTTCAAAGACGGAGATTCCTAATGAACGCTTCGCTCGCGGTTCAGAAATGTATTTGCAAGGAGAGGACGGCAGAATCACTGATAAATTGCAAGTTGCTAGTTCTCGACCCCACAAACAGTTTTGGTTGGTAACCTTCGTAGGCATGGAAACTGTACAGGCGGCTGAGCGACTTAAAGGGATGGACCTGTGTATTCACGTATCTGAACTGCCTGAACTAGAGCCTGGCAACTATTACATCCACGAACTAATTGGGCTTTCAGTTGTGAGTGACGAAGGTGAGACACTTGGAGTTATCAAAGAGGTGCTGACTCCGGGTGCCAACGATGTCTATGTTGTGTCGCAGCCGGGGCAGAAAGACCTGCTCGTGCCAGCGCTGAAGGAATGCATCTTGAAAGTCGATCGCGATAAGAAGGAAATGACAGTTCACCTTCTGCCGGGGTTGCGGGAAATGAATCAGTAA